In one Nocardioides sp. NBC_00368 genomic region, the following are encoded:
- a CDS encoding lysoplasmalogenase, with protein MQSLTVLVALLTAVDAVTDWACVWSGWRRLHYVTKPLVMVGLMGLTVLLGLVSGGEPAAWWLLVALFFGMLGDISMIGSSTRRFLGGVGFFFVGHLAYAVTFLTLGLDAPAWSWAGFAAAVALAIPMGRVLRGARQMGGTPVAAALAAYSLVIASMLVLAWLTGSVWIAAGALVFAISDTLIGLNLAEHGNEPPRLTDVAIMTTYHVGQALITAGVLLAL; from the coding sequence ATGCAGAGCCTGACAGTCCTGGTCGCCCTCCTCACCGCCGTCGATGCCGTCACCGACTGGGCCTGCGTGTGGTCCGGCTGGCGACGGCTCCACTACGTCACCAAGCCGCTGGTGATGGTGGGACTGATGGGGCTGACAGTGCTGTTGGGGCTGGTCAGCGGCGGGGAGCCCGCCGCCTGGTGGCTGCTCGTCGCGCTCTTCTTCGGGATGCTCGGGGACATCTCGATGATCGGGTCCTCGACCCGGCGTTTCCTCGGCGGGGTGGGGTTCTTCTTCGTCGGCCATCTGGCGTACGCCGTGACCTTCCTCACCCTCGGGCTCGACGCCCCCGCGTGGTCCTGGGCCGGCTTCGCCGCCGCGGTCGCGCTCGCGATCCCGATGGGGCGGGTGCTCCGGGGCGCCCGCCAGATGGGCGGTACGCCGGTGGCGGCGGCGCTGGCTGCGTACTCGCTCGTGATCGCCAGCATGCTCGTGCTCGCCTGGCTGACCGGGAGCGTGTGGATCGCCGCGGGTGCGCTCGTCTTCGCCATCAGCGACACCCTGATCGGGCTCAACCTCGCCGAGCACGGCAACGAGCCGCCACGCCTGACCGACGTGGCGATCATGACGACCTACCACGTCGGCCAGGCGCTGATCACGGCTGGCGTGCTGCTGGCGCTGTGA
- a CDS encoding FtsK/SpoIIIE family DNA translocase: protein MATRTSSPPGSRSSTTTKSTRPRSTTTTKRATATSRARSKAAPQKGQSKRRPAAKSTNRKTTNRTPPRAVRNGPSPIAVLFDAIFSTIASLWLAIAGGVAAIFRVGGQAASDLEPEHRRDGAGLFLIGLSVLVAAGVWFQLGGQFFDVVRIAVAGVVGKVGWLVPVGLVFAGARLMRDPVNAAPVGRLAIGWSAFLMATLGIIQIANGNPQPTSGDSSDLQWAGGAIGYVVASLLLDVLRSTAVVVVLLSLLVVFGVLVITGTPLYQVPSRLVELRDRALGLTPPEELSESGTNIRRVRRGGKLFADDDTFDREGFEPYETPLLEEEKPKKKRKKDGLDIALALDEESDADTQPDEAVPSDAAGLMPAVSDSGPRPGAKRDLEPPPHAELPQRVEQLMLAGDVAYTLPASDLLKPGSPHKARSKASDDIVNRLQAVLEEFNIDAAVTGYTRGPTVTRYVVELGAGVKVEKITGIQKNIAYAVASADVRILSPIPGKSAVGVEIPNSDKEIVTLGDVLRSNAARGDHHPMITGVGKDVEGGFVVANLAKMPHLLVAGATGSGKSSFINSMITSVLMRATPDEVRMIMVDPKRVELNSYEGVPHLITPIITNPKKAAEALAWVVREMDMRYDDLANFGFRHVDDFNKAVRAGKVQVPPDSERVLSPYPYLLVIVDELADLMMVAPRDVEDAVVRITQLARAAGIHLVLATQRPSVDVVTGLIKANVPSRLAFATSSLADSRVILDQPGAEKLVGQGDGLFLPMGSSKPIRVQGSWVSESEINAVVKSVKGQLEPSYRDDVTAPAESKRVLDDDIGDDMDLVIQAIELIVSTQFGSTSMLQRKLRVGFAKAGRLMDILESRGVVGPSEGSKARDVLVKPDEIDGVIATIQGEM, encoded by the coding sequence ATGGCGACCCGTACGTCTTCCCCGCCGGGTTCGCGGAGCTCGACCACCACCAAGAGCACCCGTCCCCGGAGTACGACCACGACAAAGCGAGCAACGGCCACGAGCCGGGCCCGCTCCAAGGCAGCGCCTCAAAAAGGACAGAGCAAGCGCCGTCCCGCCGCAAAGTCAACCAACCGGAAGACGACGAACCGTACGCCACCGCGTGCCGTCCGCAACGGGCCGAGCCCGATCGCGGTCCTCTTCGACGCCATCTTCTCGACCATCGCGAGCCTGTGGCTGGCGATCGCCGGGGGAGTGGCAGCCATCTTCCGTGTCGGCGGCCAGGCCGCCAGCGACCTCGAGCCGGAGCACCGGCGCGACGGCGCCGGCCTGTTCCTGATCGGCCTCTCCGTCCTCGTCGCCGCCGGCGTCTGGTTCCAGCTCGGCGGGCAGTTCTTCGACGTCGTCCGCATCGCCGTGGCCGGTGTGGTCGGCAAGGTCGGCTGGCTGGTGCCGGTCGGACTCGTCTTCGCCGGCGCCCGGCTGATGCGCGACCCGGTCAACGCCGCCCCGGTCGGCCGCCTCGCGATCGGCTGGTCCGCCTTCCTGATGGCGACGCTCGGCATCATCCAGATCGCCAACGGCAACCCGCAGCCCACCTCGGGCGACAGCAGCGACCTGCAGTGGGCCGGGGGCGCCATCGGTTACGTCGTGGCCAGCCTGCTGCTCGACGTCCTGCGCTCGACGGCCGTGGTCGTCGTACTCCTGTCTCTTCTCGTCGTCTTCGGGGTGCTGGTCATCACCGGGACCCCGCTCTACCAGGTGCCGAGCCGCCTGGTAGAGCTGCGCGACCGGGCCCTGGGGCTGACCCCGCCCGAGGAGCTGAGCGAGAGCGGCACCAACATCCGGCGGGTGCGCCGGGGCGGGAAGCTCTTCGCCGACGACGACACCTTCGACCGGGAGGGCTTCGAACCCTACGAGACGCCTCTCCTCGAGGAGGAGAAGCCGAAGAAGAAGCGCAAGAAGGACGGGCTCGACATCGCGCTCGCCCTCGACGAGGAATCGGACGCCGACACCCAGCCCGACGAGGCCGTGCCGAGCGACGCGGCGGGTCTCATGCCAGCGGTCTCGGACAGCGGACCGAGGCCGGGGGCGAAGCGCGACCTCGAGCCGCCGCCGCACGCGGAGCTGCCGCAGCGCGTCGAGCAGCTGATGCTCGCCGGCGACGTCGCCTACACCCTCCCGGCCAGCGACCTGCTCAAGCCCGGTTCGCCGCACAAGGCCCGCTCGAAGGCCTCCGACGACATCGTCAACCGGCTCCAGGCGGTGCTGGAGGAGTTCAACATCGACGCCGCGGTCACCGGCTACACGCGGGGCCCGACGGTCACCCGCTACGTCGTCGAGCTCGGCGCCGGCGTGAAGGTCGAGAAGATCACCGGGATCCAGAAGAACATCGCCTACGCGGTGGCCTCTGCCGACGTACGCATCCTCTCGCCGATCCCCGGCAAGTCCGCCGTCGGCGTCGAGATTCCCAACTCCGACAAGGAGATCGTCACCCTCGGCGACGTGCTCCGCTCCAACGCGGCCCGCGGCGACCACCACCCGATGATCACCGGTGTCGGCAAGGACGTCGAGGGCGGCTTCGTGGTCGCCAACCTCGCCAAGATGCCCCACCTGCTGGTCGCCGGTGCGACGGGCTCGGGTAAGTCGTCCTTCATCAACTCGATGATCACCTCGGTGCTGATGCGCGCCACGCCCGACGAGGTGCGGATGATCATGGTCGACCCCAAGCGGGTCGAGCTGAACTCCTACGAGGGCGTGCCCCACCTGATCACGCCGATCATCACCAACCCGAAGAAGGCCGCCGAGGCGCTGGCCTGGGTCGTACGCGAGATGGACATGCGCTACGACGACCTGGCCAACTTCGGCTTCCGTCACGTCGACGACTTCAACAAGGCCGTCCGCGCCGGGAAGGTGCAGGTCCCGCCCGACTCCGAGCGTGTCCTGTCGCCCTACCCCTACCTGCTGGTCATCGTCGACGAGCTCGCCGACCTGATGATGGTCGCCCCGCGCGACGTCGAGGATGCGGTCGTACGCATCACCCAGCTCGCGCGTGCGGCCGGTATCCACCTGGTGTTGGCCACGCAGCGACCTTCGGTCGACGTCGTCACGGGTCTGATCAAGGCCAACGTGCCCTCGCGGCTCGCCTTCGCGACCTCGTCGCTGGCCGACTCCCGCGTCATCCTGGACCAGCCGGGTGCGGAGAAGCTGGTCGGCCAGGGTGACGGGCTGTTCCTGCCGATGGGCTCGTCCAAGCCGATCCGTGTGCAGGGCTCGTGGGTCTCCGAGTCGGAGATCAACGCGGTCGTGAAGTCGGTCAAGGGTCAGCTCGAGCCGTCCTACCGCGACGACGTGACCGCCCCGGCGGAGTCGAAGCGGGTGCTGGACGATGACATCGGCGACGACATGGACCTGGTCATCCAGGCGATCGAGCTGATCGTCTCCACCCAGTTCGGGTCGACCTCGATGCTGCAGCGCAAGCTGCGCGTCGGGTTCGCCAAGGCCGGCCGCCTCATGGACATCCTCGAGTCGCGCGGCGTGGTCGGTCCCTCCGAGGGCTCCAAGGCACGCGACGTACTCGTCAAGCCGGACGAGATCGACGGCGTCATCGCAACGATCCAGGGGGAGATGTGA
- a CDS encoding helix-turn-helix domain-containing protein — protein sequence MSENPVTAETVDPEETVEAPDVDVDVDVVEVRRNGRLALVVALTSLLVGLAFVLRGGIEGYLVGLILLAVAAVQGWTAWDSRMPLLLVDEQGVRLRFGQTWQGIPWSKIESVEHTPRPEGIERFWKDGRIGVLLHDEDEVLEELSPTARRQAMLTERLYGLPFSLPLGLSTRVLGAGDDVTEAIAIVAAEGVEVVEIDPGLEAEPESGSVEGSAEDSRDDPGDAVSEDVDGVVGEAPVEDDDTAIRPPLAAGAGDTNPRMLRVLDEPDINAADVADEAGQDQVDRDTTQDETTPTTDPEPEVKAEAEAKAEPVAPLREPSTAVRVDVRYVPEEPQETIAVHGANALQLDPVESGAVDVDVDAEPDEETEVFVIEQGEEDSEPEGVRTLAAPEEGVKTLAHSTSSGLRIDGVDDEPTEVVSTKVPEIGAEIAAARRRLALDVEGLAEWTRIRPHVIEAIEVDEFGPCGGDFYARGHLRTLARVLGIEVAPLLRTYDEKYASGPVSPRAIFEAELAHSAAIRPVRRMRGGPSWSVLVAAVMAVILVWSVARLVIDGTQHEPQAGAIQLDGSAGTDSPYGKSSPVPVTISAAGGGAHVVVRDSRGKVVFSGDLAFGESKQLQVTPPLRVQTSDGSLKVAVGESKARALGKTGEAAQRTYTAN from the coding sequence GTGAGCGAGAACCCAGTGACGGCCGAGACCGTCGACCCTGAAGAGACCGTCGAGGCTCCCGACGTCGATGTCGATGTGGACGTCGTCGAGGTACGCCGCAACGGCCGGCTCGCACTGGTCGTGGCGCTCACGTCGCTGCTGGTCGGCCTCGCCTTCGTGCTGCGCGGCGGCATCGAGGGCTACCTGGTCGGCCTGATCCTGCTCGCCGTCGCGGCGGTGCAGGGCTGGACCGCCTGGGACTCCCGGATGCCGCTGCTGCTCGTGGACGAGCAGGGCGTACGCCTCCGCTTCGGCCAGACCTGGCAGGGCATCCCGTGGTCGAAGATCGAGTCCGTCGAGCACACCCCGCGTCCGGAGGGGATCGAGCGGTTCTGGAAGGACGGCCGCATCGGCGTCCTGCTGCACGACGAGGACGAGGTGCTCGAGGAGCTCTCGCCGACCGCCCGGCGCCAGGCGATGCTGACCGAGCGTCTCTACGGTCTGCCGTTCTCGCTGCCCCTGGGGCTCTCCACGCGCGTCCTGGGGGCCGGCGACGACGTCACCGAGGCGATCGCGATCGTCGCCGCCGAGGGTGTCGAGGTCGTCGAGATCGATCCCGGCCTCGAGGCCGAGCCGGAGTCCGGCAGCGTCGAGGGCAGCGCGGAGGACAGCCGTGACGATCCCGGTGATGCCGTCTCCGAGGACGTCGACGGCGTCGTCGGCGAGGCTCCGGTCGAGGACGATGACACCGCTATCCGACCGCCCCTCGCCGCGGGCGCCGGAGACACCAACCCCCGAATGCTCCGGGTCTTGGACGAGCCTGATATCAATGCCGCGGACGTGGCGGACGAGGCGGGGCAGGACCAGGTGGATCGGGACACAACGCAGGACGAGACGACGCCGACGACCGACCCCGAGCCCGAGGTGAAGGCCGAGGCGGAGGCGAAGGCGGAGCCGGTCGCGCCGCTGCGCGAGCCTTCGACGGCGGTCCGGGTCGACGTACGCTACGTGCCCGAGGAGCCTCAGGAGACCATCGCGGTCCACGGGGCGAACGCGCTCCAGCTGGACCCCGTGGAGTCCGGCGCCGTGGACGTCGACGTCGATGCGGAACCCGACGAGGAGACCGAGGTCTTCGTGATCGAGCAGGGCGAGGAGGACTCCGAGCCCGAAGGTGTTCGGACGCTCGCCGCGCCTGAGGAGGGCGTCAAGACGCTCGCCCATTCGACGAGCTCAGGACTCCGGATCGACGGTGTCGATGACGAACCCACCGAGGTGGTCTCGACCAAGGTCCCGGAGATCGGAGCCGAGATCGCCGCTGCCCGCCGCCGGCTGGCCCTCGACGTCGAGGGTCTGGCGGAGTGGACGCGCATCCGTCCGCACGTGATCGAGGCGATCGAGGTCGACGAGTTCGGCCCCTGTGGCGGTGACTTCTACGCCCGCGGCCACCTGCGTACCCTGGCCCGCGTCCTCGGCATCGAGGTCGCACCGCTGCTGCGCACCTACGACGAGAAGTACGCCTCCGGACCCGTCAGCCCGCGCGCCATCTTCGAGGCCGAGCTCGCGCACAGTGCCGCGATCCGCCCGGTCCGGCGGATGCGTGGCGGTCCGTCCTGGTCGGTCCTGGTCGCCGCCGTGATGGCGGTCATCCTGGTCTGGTCGGTCGCCCGCCTGGTCATCGACGGCACTCAGCACGAGCCCCAGGCCGGAGCGATCCAGCTCGACGGCTCCGCCGGCACCGACAGCCCCTACGGCAAGTCCTCGCCCGTACCGGTGACGATCTCGGCCGCCGGTGGCGGTGCTCATGTGGTCGTACGCGACTCGCGCGGCAAGGTCGTCTTCAGCGGCGACCTCGCCTTCGGTGAGTCGAAGCAGCTCCAGGTCACCCCGCCGCTGCGCGTCCAGACCTCCGACGGCTCGCTCAAGGTCGCCGTCGGCGAGAGCAAGGCCCGCGCCCTCGGCAAGACCGGCGAGGCTGCCCAGCGCACCTACACCGCCAACTGA